One part of the Prunus persica cultivar Lovell chromosome G5, Prunus_persica_NCBIv2, whole genome shotgun sequence genome encodes these proteins:
- the LOC18777326 gene encoding secretory carrier-associated membrane protein 4 gives MNRHHDPNPFDEEVVEVEVNPFSNGAGAPKSKSRVPPLASEPLGFGHKHDATVDIPLDTMNDSKQKAKELATWEADLKRREKDIKRREDSVAKAGVPADDRNWPPFFPIIHHDIANEIPVHAQRLQYLAFASWLGIVLCLSFNAIAIIVCWIRGGGVKIFLLATIYALLGCPLSYVLWYRPLYRAMRTDSAFKFGWFFLFYMLHIGFCIFAAIAPPIVFNGRSLTGILPAIDVFSDHVVVGIFYLTGFALFCLETLLSFWVLQKVYMYFRGNK, from the exons ATGAATCGGCACCACGACCCCAACCCATTTGACGAAGAAGTGGTCGAGGTCGAGGTCAATCCCTTTTCG AATGGTGCTGGTGCTCCCAAGTCAAAGTCACGTGTTCCACCATTGGCATCTGAACCTCTGGGTTTTGGGCACAAGCATGATGCAACAGTCGATATACCATTGGATACAATGAAT GATTCTaagcaaaaggcaaaagagCTTGCAACTTGGGAAGCAGATCTCAAGAGGAGAGAAAAG GATATTAAACGGAGAGAAGATTCTGTTGCAAAGG CTGGTGTCCCCGCTGATGATAGAAATTGGCCTCCATTTTTTCCAATTATTCACCATGATATAGCTAATGAAATACCAGTACATGCTCAAAGGCTACAATATCTGGCTTTTGCAAGTTGGCTAG GCATAGTTCTTTGCCTATCTTTTAATGCAATTGCTATTATTGTTTGTTGGATTAGAGGCGGAG gtgttaaaatatttttgcttgCAACGATCTATGCTCTACTTGGATGCCCTCTTTCATATGTTCTGTGGTACAGGCCTCTCTATCGTGCAATGAG GACAGATAGTGCCTTTaagtttggttggtttttcCTGTTCTACATG CTCCATATTGGGTTTTGCATTTTTGCGGCGATAGCTCCTCCAATTGTCTTTAATGGGAGATCATTGAC GGGCATTCTTCCGGCAATTGATGTCTTCTCAGACCATGTGGTGGTAGGG ATATTCTACTTAACTGGGTTTGCCTTGTTTTGCTTAGAAACCCTTCTAAGCTTTTGGGTACTTCAG AAAGTATACATGTATTTCAGGGGGAACAAGTGA
- the LOC18778041 gene encoding phosphoribulokinase, chloroplastic: MAICAVYTTTQLNPTCSFSTPASKTQTQLGFGLGFCQKQQVVFYKRSQSNSRRASVSLITCSAGGQETVVIGLAADSGCGKSTFMRRLTSVFGGAAEPPKGGNPDSNTLISDTTTVICLDDYHSLDRTGRKEKGVTALDPRANNFDLMYEQVKAIKEGKAVDKPIYNHVSGLLDPPELIKPPKILVIEGLHPMYDQRVRDLLDFSIYLDISNEVKFAWKIQRDMAERGHSLESIKASIEARKPDFDAYIDPQKQYADAVIEVLPTQLIPGDNEGKVLRVRLIMKEGVKFFNPVYLFDEGSTISWIPCGRKLTCSYPGIKFTYGPDTYFGNEVSVLEMDGQFDRLDELIYVESHLSNISTKFYGEVTQQMLKLSDFPGSNNGTGLFQTIVGLKIRDLFEQLIASKAKTPVEATKA; encoded by the exons ATGGCAATTTGTGCAGTTTACACAACCACCCAACTGAACCCAACATGTTCATTTTCCACACCAGCATCAAAAACCCAAACCCAGCTGGGATTTGGATTGGGGTTCTGCCAGAAGCAGCAGGTGGTGTTTTACAAGAGAAGTCAAAGTAATAGCAGAAGAGCAAGTGTGAGTTTGATAACATGCTCCGCGGGTGGCCAAGAGACGGTGGTGATTGGTCTAGCAGCAGACTCAGGGTGCGGGAAGAGCACATTCATGAGGAGGCTGACGAGCGTGTTCGGAGGAGCCGCGGAGCCACCCAAGGGAGGCAACCCGGACTCGAACACGCTCATCAGCGACACTACGACAGTCATATGCTTGGATGATTACCACTCTCTGGATAGGACAGGGAGGAAGGAGAAAGGGGTGACTGCTCTTGACCCAAGAGCCAACAACTTTGATCTCATGTATGAGCAGGTCAAGGCAATCAAGGAAGGGAAAGCTGTCGataagcccatttacaaccaTGTCTCTGGTCTCTTGGACCCTCCTGAGCTCATCAAGCCCCCCAAGATTCTTGTCATTGAAGGCTTGCACCCAAT GTATGATCAGCGAGTTAGGGACCTGTTGGACTTCAGCATCTACTTGGACATCAGCAATGAGGTCAAGTTTGCATGGAAAATTCAG AGGGACATGGCGGAGCGTGGTCACAGTCTTGAGAGCATCAAAGCCAGTATTGAAGCCCGGAAGCCTGATTTCGATGCTTATATTG ATCCACAAAAGCAGTACGCTGATGCAGTGATTGAAGTGTTGCCAACCCAATTGATTCCAGGGGATAATGAGGGGAAGGTATTGAGAGTGAGGTTGATAATGAAAGAAGGTGTGAAATTTTTCAACCCAGTCTACTTGTTTGATGAGGGCTCCACCATCTCCTGGATACCATGTGGAAGGAAGCTCACCTGCTCTTACCCTGGAATCAAGTTCACCTATGGCCCTGACACTTACTTTGGCAACGAG GTGTCTGTGTTGGAGATGGATGGGCAATTTGACAGATTAGATGAGCTGATCTATGTAGAAAGCCATCTGAGCAACATCTCCACCAAGTTCTATGGAGAAGTCACCCAACAAATGTTGAAGCTTTCGGACTTCCCCGGCAGCAACAACGGCACTGGTCTCTTCCAAACCATAGTCGGATTAAAGATCCGAGACCTCTTTGAGCAGCTCATTGCAAGCAAGGCCAAAACTCCAGTAGAAGCAACTAAAGCTTAA
- the LOC18777298 gene encoding CSC1-like protein At1g32090 isoform X2 translates to MAVLALLILIPVNVSSGTLFFLRKELVLSDIDKLSISNVRPKSIRFFFHIGLEYLFTLWTCYMLYKEYDYVASMRLQFLASQRRRAEQFTVVVRSIPHVSGRSVSDTVDHFFQKNHPNNYLCHQAVYNANKFAKLARKRDRLQNWLDYNLLKFERHPDKKPTTKKGFLGLWGESVDSIEYYKQQIKQFDKIMTLEQQKILKDPKSILPVAFVSFDSRWGAAVCAQTQQSKNPTLWLTNWAPEPRDVYWRNLAIPFVSLSIRKLVITLSVFALVFFYMIPIAFVQSLANLEGLERVAPFLRPVIELKFIKSFLQGFLPGLALKIFLYILPTVLMIMSKIEGHIALSILERKTAAKYYYFMLVNVFLGSIVTGTAFQQLHAFLHQSPTQIPRTIGVSIPTKATFFITYIMVDGWAAVAGEILRLKPLVIFHLKNMFLVKTERDRVKAMDPGSVDFPETLPSLQLYFLLGIVYAVVTPILLPFILVFFALAYLVYRHQIINVYNQHYESAAAFWPQVHSRIIASLVISQLLLMGLLSTKKAANSTPFLVVLPILTLSFHKYCKYRFEPAFREYPLEEAMAKDAMERTAEPDLNLKSYLADAYLHPIFRSFEEQELVEVRIDKHQTHAATPITSELSSPSPPHYVHQTPPSPPQYAHYQSSPPQYVYNSNSPPSYEYHSTYPPHYAYYNEEP, encoded by the exons ATGGCAGTCCTAGCACTCCTTATTCTCATTCCAGTCAATGTATCAAGTGGAACATTATTTTTCCTAAGGAAAGAAttagttttgagtgacatTGATAAGCTCTCTATATCAAATGTGCGCCCCAAATCCATAAG gttttttttccacataggATTGGAATACTTGTTCACACTCTGGACTTGTTACATGTTATACAAGGAGTATGACTATGTAGCATCAATGAGGTTACAATTCTTAGCTTCTCAACGCAGGCGTGCAGAACAGTTCACA gTAGTGGTTAGGAGTATACCACACGTCTCTGGTCGCTCAGTATCAGATACTGTGGACCACTTCTTTCAAAAGAACCACCCGAATAATTATCTTTGTCACCAG GCAGTGTACAATGCAAACAAATTTGCCAAACTTGCAAGAAAGCGAGATAGGCTCCAAAATTGGCTAGACTATAACCTCCTCAAGTTCGAAAGGCATCCAGACAAAAAACCAACTACAAAG AaaggatttttggggctttggggTGAAAGCGTTGATTCCATCGAGTACTACAAACAACAGATAAAGCAGTTTGATAAAATA ATGACACTGGAACAACAAAAGATTCTCAAAGACCCCAAGTCTATTTTGCCAGTTGCTTTTGTATCTTTTGATTCACGCTGGGGTGCGGCTGTTTGTGCACAGACACAGCAGAGCAAGAATCCCACACTATGGTTGACAAATTGGGCCCCAGAACCCAGGGATGTTTATTGGCGTAACTTGGCTAtaccttttgtttctttaagcATCCGAAAACTTGTAATAACGCTTTCAGTGTTTGCTTTGGTGTTCTTCTACATGATACCCATAGCCTTTGTGCAATCGCTTGCAAATTTAGAAGGCCTGGAAAGAGTTGCTCCTTTTCTCAGGCCGGTTATAGAATT GAAATTCATCAAGTCATTTCTACAGGGCTTTCTTCCTGGCCTTGCCCTCAAGATATTTTTGTACATTCTCCCAACTGTATTAATGATCATGTCGAAAATTGAGGGGCATATAGCATTATCAATCCTTGAACGGAAAACAGCAGCAAAATACTATTACTTCATGTTAGTCAACGTATTCTTGGGAAGCATAGTGACTGGAACAGCTTTTCAGCAACTGCATGCTTTCCTTCACCAATCTCCTACCCA gATTCCAAGAACCATTGGAGTTTCTATACCAACGAAGGCTACCTTCTTTATTACGTATATAATGGTTGATGGGTGGGCTGCAGTTGCTGGTGAGATTCTCCGTTTAAAACCATTAGTTATATTTCATCTGAAGAACATGTTTTTGGTAAAAACGGAAAGAGATAGAGTGAAGGCAATGGACCCTGGGAGTGTGGATTTTCCAGAGACTCTCCCAAGTCTTCAACTATACTTCCTTCTGGGTATTGTGTATGCTGTGGTTACCCCGATCCTGCTTCCTTTCATACTAGTCTTCTTTGCCCTGGCATACTTAGTCTACCGTCATCAG ATAATCAATGTGTACAATCAACACTATGAAAGTGCTGCTGCATTTTGGCCACAGGTCCATAGCCGCATTATAGCAAGCTTAGTGATATCTCAACTACTTTTGATGGGTTTGCTAAGCACAAAAAAGGCTGCTAATTCAACTCCATTTCTTGTTGTTCTACCCATATTAACATTATCATTCCACAAGTACTGCAAGTATCGTTTTGAACCTGCATTCAGAGAGTACCCACTTGAG GAAGCAATGGCAAAAGACGCAATGGAGCGAACTGCGGAACCTGACCTAAATTTGAAGTCATACTTGGCAGACGCCTATTTGCACCCCATTTTCCGGTCATTCGAGGAACAGGAGTTGGTTGAAGTCAGAATAGACAAGCATCAAACTCATGCTGCCACTCCCATAACAAGCGAACTCAGTTCCCCCTCTCCGCCCCATTACGTCCATCAGACACCCCCATCTCCTCCCCAATATGCCCATTATCAATCATCTCCACCCCAATACGTCTATAATTCAAACTCTCCTCCCAGTTATGAGTATCATTCAACCTACCCACCACATTATGCCTATTACAACGAAGAACCTTGA
- the LOC18777298 gene encoding CSC1-like protein At1g32090 isoform X1 yields MATLSDIGVSALINILSAIAFLLAFAFLRIQPVNDRVYFPKWYINGSRSSPRGSGNFVGKFVNLNFKTYLTFLNWMPQAMKMSESEIINHAGLDSAVFLRIYILGLKIFVPMAVLALLILIPVNVSSGTLFFLRKELVLSDIDKLSISNVRPKSIRFFFHIGLEYLFTLWTCYMLYKEYDYVASMRLQFLASQRRRAEQFTVVVRSIPHVSGRSVSDTVDHFFQKNHPNNYLCHQAVYNANKFAKLARKRDRLQNWLDYNLLKFERHPDKKPTTKKGFLGLWGESVDSIEYYKQQIKQFDKIMTLEQQKILKDPKSILPVAFVSFDSRWGAAVCAQTQQSKNPTLWLTNWAPEPRDVYWRNLAIPFVSLSIRKLVITLSVFALVFFYMIPIAFVQSLANLEGLERVAPFLRPVIELKFIKSFLQGFLPGLALKIFLYILPTVLMIMSKIEGHIALSILERKTAAKYYYFMLVNVFLGSIVTGTAFQQLHAFLHQSPTQIPRTIGVSIPTKATFFITYIMVDGWAAVAGEILRLKPLVIFHLKNMFLVKTERDRVKAMDPGSVDFPETLPSLQLYFLLGIVYAVVTPILLPFILVFFALAYLVYRHQIINVYNQHYESAAAFWPQVHSRIIASLVISQLLLMGLLSTKKAANSTPFLVVLPILTLSFHKYCKYRFEPAFREYPLEEAMAKDAMERTAEPDLNLKSYLADAYLHPIFRSFEEQELVEVRIDKHQTHAATPITSELSSPSPPHYVHQTPPSPPQYAHYQSSPPQYVYNSNSPPSYEYHSTYPPHYAYYNEEP; encoded by the exons ATGGCAACTCTGAGTGATATTGGGGTCTCAGCATTGATCAATATACTGAGTGCCATAGCTTTCCTTTTGGCCTTTGCTTTTCTTAGAATTCAACCTGTCAATGACAGGGTCTATTTTCCCAAATGGTACATTAATGGCTCCAGGAGCAGCCCAAGGGGCTCTGGCAACTTTGTGGGCAAGTTTGTAAATCTCAACTTCAAGACTTACCTTACTTTTTTGAATTGGATGCCTCAGGCCATGAAAATGAGTGAGTCTGAGATTATCAACCATGCTGGCCTTGACTCTGCTGTTTTTCTCAGAATTTACATTCTCGG CTTGAAGATTTTTGTTCCAATGGCAGTCCTAGCACTCCTTATTCTCATTCCAGTCAATGTATCAAGTGGAACATTATTTTTCCTAAGGAAAGAAttagttttgagtgacatTGATAAGCTCTCTATATCAAATGTGCGCCCCAAATCCATAAG gttttttttccacataggATTGGAATACTTGTTCACACTCTGGACTTGTTACATGTTATACAAGGAGTATGACTATGTAGCATCAATGAGGTTACAATTCTTAGCTTCTCAACGCAGGCGTGCAGAACAGTTCACA gTAGTGGTTAGGAGTATACCACACGTCTCTGGTCGCTCAGTATCAGATACTGTGGACCACTTCTTTCAAAAGAACCACCCGAATAATTATCTTTGTCACCAG GCAGTGTACAATGCAAACAAATTTGCCAAACTTGCAAGAAAGCGAGATAGGCTCCAAAATTGGCTAGACTATAACCTCCTCAAGTTCGAAAGGCATCCAGACAAAAAACCAACTACAAAG AaaggatttttggggctttggggTGAAAGCGTTGATTCCATCGAGTACTACAAACAACAGATAAAGCAGTTTGATAAAATA ATGACACTGGAACAACAAAAGATTCTCAAAGACCCCAAGTCTATTTTGCCAGTTGCTTTTGTATCTTTTGATTCACGCTGGGGTGCGGCTGTTTGTGCACAGACACAGCAGAGCAAGAATCCCACACTATGGTTGACAAATTGGGCCCCAGAACCCAGGGATGTTTATTGGCGTAACTTGGCTAtaccttttgtttctttaagcATCCGAAAACTTGTAATAACGCTTTCAGTGTTTGCTTTGGTGTTCTTCTACATGATACCCATAGCCTTTGTGCAATCGCTTGCAAATTTAGAAGGCCTGGAAAGAGTTGCTCCTTTTCTCAGGCCGGTTATAGAATT GAAATTCATCAAGTCATTTCTACAGGGCTTTCTTCCTGGCCTTGCCCTCAAGATATTTTTGTACATTCTCCCAACTGTATTAATGATCATGTCGAAAATTGAGGGGCATATAGCATTATCAATCCTTGAACGGAAAACAGCAGCAAAATACTATTACTTCATGTTAGTCAACGTATTCTTGGGAAGCATAGTGACTGGAACAGCTTTTCAGCAACTGCATGCTTTCCTTCACCAATCTCCTACCCA gATTCCAAGAACCATTGGAGTTTCTATACCAACGAAGGCTACCTTCTTTATTACGTATATAATGGTTGATGGGTGGGCTGCAGTTGCTGGTGAGATTCTCCGTTTAAAACCATTAGTTATATTTCATCTGAAGAACATGTTTTTGGTAAAAACGGAAAGAGATAGAGTGAAGGCAATGGACCCTGGGAGTGTGGATTTTCCAGAGACTCTCCCAAGTCTTCAACTATACTTCCTTCTGGGTATTGTGTATGCTGTGGTTACCCCGATCCTGCTTCCTTTCATACTAGTCTTCTTTGCCCTGGCATACTTAGTCTACCGTCATCAG ATAATCAATGTGTACAATCAACACTATGAAAGTGCTGCTGCATTTTGGCCACAGGTCCATAGCCGCATTATAGCAAGCTTAGTGATATCTCAACTACTTTTGATGGGTTTGCTAAGCACAAAAAAGGCTGCTAATTCAACTCCATTTCTTGTTGTTCTACCCATATTAACATTATCATTCCACAAGTACTGCAAGTATCGTTTTGAACCTGCATTCAGAGAGTACCCACTTGAG GAAGCAATGGCAAAAGACGCAATGGAGCGAACTGCGGAACCTGACCTAAATTTGAAGTCATACTTGGCAGACGCCTATTTGCACCCCATTTTCCGGTCATTCGAGGAACAGGAGTTGGTTGAAGTCAGAATAGACAAGCATCAAACTCATGCTGCCACTCCCATAACAAGCGAACTCAGTTCCCCCTCTCCGCCCCATTACGTCCATCAGACACCCCCATCTCCTCCCCAATATGCCCATTATCAATCATCTCCACCCCAATACGTCTATAATTCAAACTCTCCTCCCAGTTATGAGTATCATTCAACCTACCCACCACATTATGCCTATTACAACGAAGAACCTTGA
- the LOC18777177 gene encoding plastidal glycolate/glycerate translocator 1, chloroplastic, with the protein MSTFSATPCTPTSLLNHHNSLFYFPSCLPSLSVFQRSHPKNSPVAFNGVRLQHKQANVQNTVPGVLNSRFLQIGSEESSSSRHVLVKSTGAESAGGSTVSQSVLGILHLIVSVGIILAIDNFLKQAFVAASIKFPSALFGMFCIFSILIILDSTVPAVATSLMNFFEPALLFIQRWLPLFYVPSLVVLPLSVKSIPAASGIKICYIIVGGWLASLAVAGYTAIAIRRMVKTEMTDAEPMGKPSPFSAVEVWSWSGILLISFVSALLYPTALGTSARTCLPFLLASTVLGYIVGSGLPSDVKKVFHPIICCALSADLAALAFGYFSKSGLDSVLGSYLTKVSSNPGAGDVLMGFLGSVILSFAFSMFKQRKLVKRHAAEIFTSVILSTIFSLYSTALVGRLVGLEPGLTVSILPRCITVALALSIVSLFEGTNPSLTAAVVVVTGLVGANFVQATLDKLQFRDPIVRGIATASSAHGLGTAALSAKEPEALPFCAIAYALNGIFGSLLCSIPAVRQSLLAVVG; encoded by the exons ATGTCTACCTTCTCAGCTACACCCTGTACACCCACCTCTCTCCTGAACCACCACAATTCATTAttctattttccaagttgcctGCCTTCACTTTCAGTCTTTCAGAGAAGCCATCCCAAAAATTCTCCTGTTGCTTTCAATGGCGTCAGGTTACAACATAAGCAGGCTAATGTCCAAAATACAGTTCCTGGGGTGCTGAATTCCAGGTTCTTGCAAATTGGTTCTGAGGAAAGCTCCTCTAGTAGACATGTTTTAGTGAAATCAACTGGTGCAGAGAGTGCTGGCGGTTCCACTGTGTCTCAAAGT GTGCTTGGGATTTTGCATCTGATTGTTTCAGTTGGTATTATTCTTGCAATCGACAattttttgaaacaagcaTTTGTGGCGGCTTCCATTAAGTTCCCCAGTGCGCTTTTTGGGATGTTTTGTATATTCTCCATTCTAATTATTCTTGATTCCACTGTTCCTGCTGTGGCAACAAGCTTGATGAACTTCTTTGAGCCGGCACTACTGTTCATCCAGAGATGGCTGCCATTGTTCTATGTTCCTTCTTTGGTTGTTTTGCCACTTTCTGTAAAAAGTATTCCCGCTGCTTCCGGCATCAAGATCTGCTATATTATAG TTGGAGGCTGGCTGGCTTCACTTGCTGTTGCAGGATATACAGCAATAGCTATTAGAAGAATGGTAAAGACAGAAATGACAGATGCTGAGCCTATGGGAAAACCCTCTCCATTTTCTGCGGTTGAAGTGTGGTCTTGGAGTGGGATCCTCCTGATATCATTTGTTTCTGCATTATTATATCCAACAGCCCTGGGGACAAGTGCTCGAACATGCCTTCCATTCCTACTTGCGTCAACTGTGTTGGGCTATATAGTTGGTTCTGG ATTGCCATCAGATGTGAAGAAGGTTTTCCACCCGATTATTTGCTGTGCACTATCTGCAGATTTGGCAGCATTGGCTTTTGGATACTTCTCTAAGTCTGGGCTTGACTCTGTTCTTG GATCTTACCTTACAAAGGTTTCATCTAATCCTGGAGCTGGTGACGTTCTGATGGGATTCTTGGGGTCTGTTATCCTCTCATTTGCCTTCTCAATGTTCAAACAGAGGAAG CTAGTCAAGAGGCACGCAGCTGAGATTTTCACATCCGTCATCCTGTCAACCATATTCTCGTTGTATTCAACTGCTCTTGTTGGACGTCTTGTTGGGTTGGAACCTGGTTTGACTGTCTCAATTCTACCACGATGTATAACTGTGGCATTAGCACTCAGCATTGTGTCTTTGTTTGAAG GTACCAATCCATCGCTCACAGCCGCTGTGGTTGTGGTAACTGGTCTGGTTGGAGCTAATTTTGTGCAAGCAACACTTGATAAACTACAATTCCGTGATCCTATAGTTCGAGGGATAGCTACTGCATCTAG TGCTCATGGATTGGGAACGGCAGCATTGTCAGCCAAGGAACCCGAGGCCCTCCCATTTTGTGCCATTGCTTATGCTCTGAATGGTATATTTGGCTCTTTGCTTTGTTCAATTCCAGCAGTTAGGCAAAGCTTGCTTGCTGTAGTTGGATGA